One part of the Muntiacus reevesi chromosome 18, mMunRee1.1, whole genome shotgun sequence genome encodes these proteins:
- the CD7 gene encoding T-cell antigen CD7: MVGLLGLLLLPLLQASREVWQSPSKMIALEGDSVNITCSTPGTLHGIYLKQTWPSNSDVIYYEDGLEPTVDPRFQGRIAFSGLQHNLTVSLYHLQLADTGGYTCVAIMDDKIFGPGTLVMVTDQLPQAVNTCQESWLIHFALPTALAVGFFLIGLGLGAVCVLRKTQIQKLCCAKDKSPMYVIYEDMSHSRCNTMSIPNQYQ; this comes from the exons ATGGTTGggctcctggggctcctgctgcTCCCCTTGCTCCAGGCCTCCCGAG AGGTGTGGCAGTCCCCCAGCAAAATGATCGCTTTAGAGGGGGACTCTGTCAACATCACCTGCTCCACCCCGGGGACCCTGCATGGCATCTACCTGAAACAAACGTGGCCAAGCAACAGCGATGTGATTTACTATGAAGATGGGTTGGAGCCCACCGTGGACCCACGGTTCCAGGGCCGCATTGCCTTCTCGGGGCTGCAACACAACCTGACTGTCAGCTTGTACCACCTGCAGTTAGCTGACACCGGTGGCTACACCTGCGTGGCCATCATGGATGATAAGATCTTTGGTCCCGGCACCTTGGTCATGGTGACAG ACCAACTGCCCCAGGCAGTGAACACTTGCCAGGAGTCTTGGCTGATACACTTTGCCCTCCCCACGGCCCTGGCTGTGGGCTTCTTCCTCATCGGGCTGGGACTGGGAGCAGTGTGTGTGCTGAGAAAAACACAG ATCCAGAAACTCTGCTGTGCGAAGGATAAGAGCCCAATGTACGTGATCTATGAGGACATGTCCCACAGCCGCTGTAACACCATGTCCATCCCCAACCAGTACCAGTGA